The sequence below is a genomic window from Phoenix dactylifera cultivar Barhee BC4 chromosome 8, palm_55x_up_171113_PBpolish2nd_filt_p, whole genome shotgun sequence.
GTGAGCAACTCCCTCTCCCTGGTCTCCCGTTCGGGCCCCGGGAGGCCCGGGGAAAACCGCCGCCGGCTGCTCTCCTCCGGCAGCGGGGGGTTCCCGGCGTGGGTCTCTAGGAGGGACCGGAAGCTACTCCAGAGCGGCGACAACGACGACGATGGCGGCGATGGGGACGACTACGAGGATGACCATCCGGCGGTGGTGACGGTGGCGGCGGACGGGACGGGGAACTTCACTACGATCGGGGAGGCCATCGCATTCGCGCCGAACAATAGCGCAGACCGCACGATCGTGATGGTGCGGGCGGGGGTGTACGAGGAGAACGTGGAGATCCCTAGTTACAAGTCCAACATCGTTTTGATAGGGGAGGGCAGCGCCGTGACGGTGATCAGAGGGAGCCGGAGCGTCGGCGACCGGTGGACCACCTTTCGTTCAGCCACCGTCGGTAAGCGATTTTTTTCCCGTTTCGTGTCTCGGATCGAATAATGCTGGAAAAAAAACCGGTAACGACGCACTCGTGACAGACGAAACGTCACGAGTCGGTCCACTTTTGGACAAAGGAGGATCACGTGACACTCGGCAGTCGACGCTGAGGAATTTGACAAACGTTTGCCATTCCATGAACAAATGGAGATGACGGAGAACAAGACCTTAGATTTAGTATTCGCTATTTTAGGATAGCAACAAAAGGTACAGAATGGTTCTAAGTGGTTCAGATGGTAAAGTTTCCTATATTGACATATGGATTAGATCCCTTCCTTTTTGCTCCGATATTTTGCTAGATTTCAATCTATCTTAAATATGCGCATGCATTTCATATGGGGGTCAATGAAGATAATTGCATGAGCTGCTATTTTGTTATTTAGCTAAGGTAGAGACATTTTGTTATTTAGGTTTTCACCAACTCTTGCCCATTTTTTGcgattttgttttttgttaaaTATCTATGTTGGGTTTGGCTAGGTGAGGACCTCTTGCTGCTTATGGTTTTGCcaactcttgtacaattttttatgatttttttcttttttacctaATTAATGACACAACAATGATTTCGTAGTAAATAAGAGTATTTGCTTTGTATAGTAGTCCAGATATGTGAATCATCTCTCAAGTAGGCTTCCAAACAGTCCCTAATAAGATCTAGTTAAGCCGTGGCATCCACTTCTTTTCTCTTCTAACCAATGTTTATTAAATATTACAGCTGTTTCTGGGGAAGGCTTCTTGGCTCGTGACATCACCTTCCAAAACATAGCTGGGCCAGTAAAGGGCCAAGCCGTGGCCCTCCGAATAAACGCAGACCTGGCTGCCATCTATCGTTGCATCATCGATGGCTACCAGGATACgctatacgtccactccttccGGCAGTTCTATCGGGAATGTGATATCCATGGCACCATCGATTTCATATTTGGTAATGCCGCAGTAATCTTCCAGGGATGCAACATCGTGGCTAAGAAGCCTTTGCCTTGGCAATCAAATGTTGTCACGgcccaatccagagaagatcctaACGAGGATACCGGGATCTCTATCCAGAATTGCTCAATCCTGGCATCTGATGAACTCACATCGAGCAACGTTAGCACCAAGACCTACCTGGGGAGGCCTTGGAGGCTCTACTCCAGGGCAGTGTACATCGAGTCGTACCTTGATGGGCTTGTGGCTCCAGCAGGGTGGACAGGGTGGTCGGGAGATCAGGGGCTGGATACCTTATACTACGGCGAGTATATGAATAGCGGGCCAGGATCTGGGACCGAAGGTCGGGTCACGTGGCCAGGATACCATGTCATGAATTACGACGATGCCTCTAACTTCAGTGTGTCGGAGTTCATCTATGGTGACCAGTGGTTGGATTCAACCTCATTTCCATATGATGATGGGATCTGATTATTTGCCTAATTCTTTAAGTTGTTCCATATTATTGTTCTTTTTTGTGCGTCAAATGTATGTGCACATGCATACATGGATGTGCTCCTATGTGTGCTTGTGAGCGAGGGTGCATGCATGTATTGAATGTGCGTGTTTGGAACTAGCGGTTTCTAAACTGCTACGTTGAATGGAGAGTGCAGGATAGCATAATCCATCCTTGGACTGAACAAGGGGGCCTGTGGAGGGTGGCCCTACTACCTAAAAGCTAGTATGGTTTGGGTCTATTCTGCAGGCCAACTTCACCAGGCCCCAACGACAACAGCAGCATGTTTAGTTTGGCTGAAGTTATTTTTGGGTTTAACATCGACTCAATGGCAATGAGCATCACATACCGTGTGCCTCCTCCTTATTTAAACTGGAACATGTAATCTTGTAACTGTATATTGAGCTAGGCATACTCCAGATTTTGTCCAACTTTAAGAGTTTTCTGAGGTATTGTGTAAGGATCcgtgcgagcgtgtgtttagttctttaTCGGTTATTTGTCGAGAAGATCTTGGATGCTTATACATGACTAAGgaatccaaaaatatatatttcgaCTAGTCATTTTAGGTGAGATCTTTGGttattacaaatagtatcagagcgaagTTGGCTCATAGCCTATATGGACTAGGGGATACTGCAGCACAAGTTCATGAAGGGTGACAATGGGCCGATCTTGCGGCCCTTAGCCTGATGAGAATATCAGGGCTTTAACGAGAAGAATATGTAAGGATCCATGCGGACGTGTATTTAATTTCACATGGATTATTCACCAAGAAGATCTTGCGTACTTATATAAGACTAAGGAATCTAAAAATATATCTTCATGCTAGCCATTCTTTATTCTATTCATTATATATGAACGACTATTTCATACGTAGATGTCGCTTACAATAACAAGGTGAAAACATTTGAATAGCTGATGAGACATTACTTAGCGAACCAAATAATCCTTACTACTATTTTAGCAACAATCTTGCCAATTCTCCAGCCAGTCTTAAGCCTGTCCACGTTCAGCCCAACTTTAGCAAGATTATCATCGCAACTCTTTGCCTCATCTACTACTTGCCCGAGATCATGAATGGCATCCTTGAAACTCCCAGAGCTAAGGTCATTGATTGCAGCTTGCACATCATTTTCGCATTTTCGAAATTTCCACTGCAACTCTCCAATCCTGCTCTTATTTGGTCCGTCAAGTTACCGAGCTTCAAATGGTCCTGTACGTTGGCGAtgctttgatcaatgaagtccatCAAATCGTTCATTGCTCCCATCGCGGCATCGCCGATATTTGTTGGCTCGTTCGAGGAAACAACACTTTGGGCGAATGCCATGCAGGAGTTGTACTCCATGCTTGATGCAACTTCATGGCATATTTGTTCCAAGAATACTCGGTCCTTGGATGCAAGCAAAGAGCACGGGAGAACCAGGAAAAGGGTAAAGAGAAAGAGCAGAGAGAAATTcatcttttctatttcttttcaattttctgCTTTATTCTATCTCCCATCAGGCTATTTATAGACTTTGGTTAAGAGATTGTTCGTCTTTCTCACAAGTCAATGTAGAAAGAATTTATATTGCCAAATCTGATGACTGACTCTTCCTCACCTTATTTattctattcttcttcttccttccttcttttcctctctaCCAGCCATGCCCTCGGTTCAGCCCGCGGCCCTctccttcattttcttcttctttccttttctctcttccttcaGACCAGCCGAGTCAGCcgctcctttccttttcttctccttgtttTCTAGTTTCTTCTCATTGTTGGttccttctttgtttcttttcatttcCTTAATTATTTTCTTCGCACATGCGATAAGAAAACCATCGCCATATCTTTCCATTTCCTACGCATCTCTCCCGTGGTGATTATGCGTAAATCCATCCATCCGCTCTTTCCTTACTTTCTCTCCCTGCACCGACGCCACCCTCTCTTTCTATTTTCTGCCATCCTccgctctctcttctctccggTGACAACGTCCCCCTATCTCCCTACTCAAACTCACAtaactttttttcttaatttactCATCCAGGACAATAAATGTTTGTAATTTGGTATAAGTATATTTACTCAATAATGAATCCATGCAAGGATCTCATTCTCAAGGACCAGAGAATTTAATACAAATAACCATATAATAACTTATATCAAACGAAAGTAATTGAATCATCTGTAAGATATTATTTTAAAGAAtctataatataattttagcaACTATATTAATAAAGTTTTTAGGAACTCTCTAATTTTTCATCGTGAGAGATGCTAACCTTGCGGTTCATTACGTCACTCATGTCTTGTTTAACAAAATTGCTGCGCCCCATAAAACTTTCCAAACTGACCCTATTGATAGCAGTTTGTGCATCATTTATCACATTTCAAGGATTCCTGAAGGAATTCACTAATGCTATTCTTGGTGCATGCATCAAGTTACTGAACGTCAATTGCTCCTCTAGGTGGGCAAAGTCATGATAAATGTCATCTCTCAATTGCATCATTGCCTGGATTGCATCATCTTTGTTACTTGTCAGCTCGATAAACGAAAACCACCATGCCAAATGCCATTTAGGAGTTGTAATCCTCACTTGATTCTACATCATGACATAAATGTTCCAAGAATACTTGGTGTTTGGATGCAAGGTAAAAGCTTCGGAGAATAAAACGATGAGGGTAAAGtgaatttgagtatatttcataatcatgcagTTGTGCATATGCGAAAAGGCCGAAATGGATTTCATGTGAAACTGAAAGACCTAGCTCAGTCTTGTGCAATAAAGTATCTAACCAAGTTCCATCCAACAAATGGATTATTTGAACAATGTGGCATTTCTCCAGCCCGACCATGTTCTCCAAAGTGGCAATGATAGCTATGAAATTCTTTATTCTATTCATTATATATGAACGACTATTTTATGCATAAATGCTGCTTACAATACCACGTGAAAATATTTGAATAGCCGATGAGATATTACTTAGCAAACCAA
It includes:
- the LOC103712605 gene encoding probable pectinesterase/pectinesterase inhibitor 12, whose translation is MASPPLCSHLLTSLLIFSSLLTATTSSSSLNPNKVHSICQSTPYPISCLESQKLSISISINPSILTFALRSLQSAISAATKLSSLLSSTTPSPNLVESQKGSLQDCRDLHQITLSSLKKSSDALTAGSGNLADVRAYLSAALTNKATCLEGLAGARGSLKPSLVASWAAAYEHVSNSLSLVSRSGPGRPGENRRRLLSSGSGGFPAWVSRRDRKLLQSGDNDDDGGDGDDYEDDHPAVVTVAADGTGNFTTIGEAIAFAPNNSADRTIVMVRAGVYEENVEIPSYKSNIVLIGEGSAVTVIRGSRSVGDRWTTFRSATVAVSGEGFLARDITFQNIAGPVKGQAVALRINADLAAIYRCIIDGYQDTLYVHSFRQFYRECDIHGTIDFIFGNAAVIFQGCNIVAKKPLPWQSNVVTAQSREDPNEDTGISIQNCSILASDELTSSNVSTKTYLGRPWRLYSRAVYIESYLDGLVAPAGWTGWSGDQGLDTLYYGEYMNSGPGSGTEGRVTWPGYHVMNYDDASNFSVSEFIYGDQWLDSTSFPYDDGI